The Prevotella melaninogenica region AAAGTAACAGATGAACAGGTGTTTAGTGGGCGGGTAGACGAGTGGACAAGTGAACAAGTTACTTGCAAGAGAAGACAAGGTAACAGGTGAACAGGTGTTTAGTTGATAAGCCACTTTGTAACAAATACCTCGTTTGCAGGTTTACTCGTTTACTCATCAACTTTAAAAATCTTGTTCCTATGTTACTTTGTCTTTTATTTACCCTGTCTACAAGCAACTTGTTAACTCGTCTACTCGTTTACATGTTAACTTTAAAACCTTGTTCCTATGTTACTTTGTCTTTTATTTACCCTGTCTACAGGCAACTTGTTCACTCGTCTACTTGTTCACTTGTCTACTTTCTCACTTTTTGCCATTTTATTTTCTTACCTTTTAATTTTTTATTTATCTTTGCACTGTCTTTTGAAAAATAACATCTTACTAATTAAAAACCAGAGAATCATATTTAAAAGCAGTCTTATGAAGAAAATTATAACTCTCTTAGCCAGCGTATTGTTGGCAACATCATCATTTGCTATTCCTGCCATGCGGATGTGGCGAAGCTTTAAGCAGGCTGACGGAACAATCCTAAAGGTGATGACCGTAGGCGATGAGCATTTCAATTATGCGCTGACAGAGGACAATATCCCTGTGTTGCCCTATAACGGCAGCTATTATTACGCGCGTATCGAGGATAATCAGTTGGTGCCTTCATCGGTGTTAGCCCATAACAAGGCATTGCGAAAGGGAAAGGAAGAACTCGTTGCAGCAGCCATTCAGCAAGTAAGACAACTGCAAAAACAACATGAGATGCATGTCAATTCTAAGCCTTTCGGAGAAGGATTGGGAATGACATGGGAGGGTAAAAAGAAAGGACTCGTCATCTTGGTTGAGTTCGAAGATGTGGCTTTCAAAGACCCAAAGAATGTGTTGACGCTCAAACCACGTGAGAAAGATGTCAAGACACTCTACGAAAATATGCTCAACAAGGTGGGATATACCAATGACAATGGCGCTATCGGTAGTGTTCACGACTATTTCCTCGACCAAAGTAATGGTAAGTTCGACCTCACTTTCGATGTCGTTGGACCCGTAAAGCTCAAGCATCCTCATCAGTTTTATGGTGAGCGAACAGCGAATATGAATGATGCGAATGCACCACAGATGATTATTGATGCCTGCAATGCTATCCAAGGGGTTGACTTCAGTAAGTACGACTGGGATGATGATGGCGAAGTAGAGCAGGTTTATGTTATCTATGCCGGTGAGGGTGAGGCTACTGGTGGTGAACCGAACACCATCTGGCCACACAAGTATTCCCTTACCGATGCAGGACTTGACGCACTGACCTTCAATGGACAAACGATAAATACCTACGCTTGTAGCAATGAAATCATTCGTGCAAAGGTGAATGAGAAGTCGCGTATCTTCTATTCTGGTATCGGTACCATCTGTCATGAGTTCTCGCATTGTCTTGGATTGCCCGACTTTTATGATACATGTGGCGGTAACAACATTGGTTCTGGACGATACGATTTGATGTGTGCGGGTAGTTATAACGGTGGACCAGAGAGTCTGATTAACGTCTATGGAGGTACTGGAATCGGCACTGTTCCAGCTGGTTATGATGCTTACGAAAAGGCATATATGGGTTGGCTAAAGCCTATCACACTTGGCGATGAGGCTGTTGAGGTGAAGAATATGAAGGGACTTGCTGAGGGTGGTGATGCCTATTTCCTCTATAATCCAGACACGAAGAATGAATATTACATCCTTGAAAACCGTACGCCTTACCGCTGGGACACAGAGTTACCGGGACACGGATTGATGGTTTTCCACGTTGATTTCGATGCTTATTCATGGCGCATGAACAACCTCAATGCTGCTTCGGTACAGCGTCATCCACGCTTCACGATTGTTCCTGCCGATGCTCGACTCGATCATGACACGCAGAATAGCGACCCATTCCCAACAGGATTGAACAATAGCTTAACGAAGTCTACTGACCCTCGTCTGAGCTTCTACACGAACTATAATGTTAGCAGTCAGGCTGGTATTAAGCAGGTGGCTCGTAATGCTGATAACACAATCTCCTTTAGCTACACTCCGTTGCAGACATCAGCAGGCATCAATACCCTCTCTGTCGACCGTGAACAGTCTGCCAATACCTATACGCTCTCTGGTGTGAAGGTTGCGGACAATCAGAATCTCCACAATCAGATTGTGATTGTTAAGGGTAAGAAGGTGAGGAAGTAGGTGAGATAAAAAGTGAACGAGCTTACAAGTAGACAAGTGAACAAGTTGTATGCGTTGTTGGGGGTACGCATATACCTTGTTCACTTGTGAACCTGTCAACTTGTGCACTTGTTCACTTGTCAACTTTTTTCGTATATCACGAAATCAACATATGGTCTTTTAGCTTCTAAAAGACGCCCTTTAGGCTTGCAAAAGGTGCCCTTTTGAAGTCTTACTAACGCCCTTTTGAAATCCTATTAAGCACCTCTTGCTATGCAATTTTGCAACAGCTTGATATGCTGTTAGTTACAAAGACGTTCTAAAAGGCTGTTTTTGGCTGTTTTTAGGGGTGTTTTTAGGGGTGTTTTCGCCGATGTTATGTAAGGAAAATTCAAAGCGCAAGTGCGATAAGAAAAGTAGGAAACGACTCTGAAGTGTTAGTTACGCCATGCATATTTCCATTATTACGAAATAGGCAACAATTGGGAAGAAGTCAAGCACCATAGCCACGACGAATGCCAGTATGGCTAAGAATGTCCATTTCTCCAAAGCAAACCTATATGCGCAATAACCATTGAGCACTATTGCTACTAATAAAAGGATGAAGATAAACAGCTCGGATCCTTCTCCTTCTTGAAGAAGAAGTAGACACGCCAGCATCCAAACAAACATATATCCGAACCATCTGTAGGGTGAAGGAGTTTCTTCCATAATCGCTTGTTTTATAAGATAATACTTTCCTAATTTGAGGGATAAGTTTCCCTGTCGGTGGGTGTTTGTAAGTAGGTAAAGATAAGAAAACTTCGTATATTTATGTTTGGCTGCCAACACGTTACGTTAGTATTCTGTTAATGATTACCCCTGCAAAGGTAAACATTATTCTTATTTATCAACGATTTTATTAGTATTTTGTTGATAGGAGTGAGCAGGAAGTGAATTTTATATTATCTTTGCACATATATTTATAAAATAATAATACTATGACAAAGAAGGGAGAAATCTTCGTTAAAGATGTAGCAATTAAGACTATGACAAAAGATGGTATTGATTACATCTGTATAACAGACATTGCTCGACAGAAGAATGCTGCTGAGCCTAAAGACGTTGTTAAGAATTGGATGCGCCAAAAGAATACGCTGGAGTATTTGGGTTTATGGGAGAAACTAAACAATCCTAACTTCAAAGGGGTCGAATTCGACCCCCTTTTGGCAGAAGCAGGTAGTAACTCTTTTACTATGAGCCCAACCAGATGGGTGGAGTTGACTGCAGCAATAGGTGTCTTCACTAAGAATGGAGCTGGTGGTGGTACTTTTGCTCAGCGTGATATAGCTTTCAAGTTTGCCAATTGGGTTTCTGTTGAGTTTGAACTTTATCTTGTCATGGAGTTCCAACGTCTGAAAGCTAAAGAACAAGAGTTGATAGGATGGACTGCAAAAAGAGAATTATCTAAGATAAACTATCGCATACATACGGATGCTATAAAGAGTCATCTCATCCCAGAGAAAGTTACCCCTACGCAGGCAAACATCATTTATGCAGAGGAGGCAGACGTGCTGAATGTTGCCATGTTTGGAATGACTGCCAGACAATGGCGAGAGTCTAATCCAGATTTGAAAGGTAATATTCGTGACTATGCTTCTGTAAATGAATTGATTTGTTTGTCGAACATGGAGAATATCAATGCAGTACTTATCAATGACGATATACCTCAAGGGGAAAGACTTGTCAGACTTAATCAGATAGCTATTCATCAAATGCAAATCCTTGAGAGGAATAGTAATAGAAATCTTTTACGGTGATTTCTTTTCGTCAATAAAACAAATGAAAACAATACATATTCTCTCGTTCACAAAGAAGATAGATATAATAGTTTCTGGGGCTGTGGTAATTATCAGAAAGTCGCTATATGTTGAGACGATAAAAGGCTGAATCCTAAGCGTTCTTCTGTTACCCTGTCTTTTATATTCTCTGTCTTCTTTCCGCAAGCACCTTGATTACTTGTCAACTTCTTAACTTGCCAATATGAATTATTTTCGTTATCTTTGCCTACAAAACAAACGAAAGAATAAATGGCAACAGTAGACGACAAGAAGATTATCTTCTCAATGGTGGGTGTATCGAAGATTATCCCACAGAACCAGAAACAGATTCTGAAGAACATTTACCTCTCGTTCTTCTATGGTGCAAAGATAGGTATTATTGGTCTCAACGGCGCAGGTAAGTCTACGCTGATGAAGATTATCGCTGGTCTTGTGGAACCAACACAGGGCGAAGTGGTATGGAGTCCGGGCTATTCGGTGGGCTATCTGCCACAGGATCCACCACTCGATGAGGCGAAGACCGTGAAGGAGAATGTTATGGAGGGTGTGCAGCATATCTATGATGCACTGAAGGAATACGACGATATCAACGTAAAGTTCGGCTTGGAGGAGTATTACTCTGATGCTGACAAGATGGATAAGCTGATGCAGCGTCAGGCTGAGTTGCAGGATATTATCGATGCAACAGACGCCTGGAACATTGATTCACGACTCGAAAGGGCGATGGATGCACTGCGTTGTCCTAAGGGTGATTTGCCAGTGACCAACCTCTCTGGAGGTGAGCGTCGCCGTGTTGCACTCTGCCGTCTGCTCCTTCAGAAGCCAGACGTGTTGTTGCTCGATGAGCCTACCAACCACCTTGATGCTGAGAGTATTGACTGGTTGGAGCAGCATTTGCAGCAGTATGAGGGTACTGTTATCGCTGTTACCCACGACCGTTACTTCTTGGACGATGTGAGTGAGTGGATTCTTGAGCTCGACCGTGGTGAGGGTATTCCATGGAAGGGCAACTACTCTTCATGGCTCGATCAGAAGACAAAGCGCATGGAGCAGGAAGAGAAGTCGGCTTCTAAGCGTCGCAAGACCTTGGAGCGTGAGTTGGAGTGGGTGCGCATGGCACCAAAGGCTCGTCAGGCAAAGGGTAAGGCGCGTCTGAACTCTTACGAACAGATGCTCAACGAGGAGCAGAAACAGCGTGAGGAGAAGCTCGAAATCTTTATTCCTAACGGTCCACGTTTGGGTAATAAGGTTATCGAAGCACAGCACGTAAAGAAGGCTTTCGGTGAGAAGGTACTCTTCAACGACCTCAACTTCATGTTGCCTCCTAACGGCATCGTAGGTGTTATCGGTCCTAACGGTGCGGGTAAGACTACGCTCTTCCGCCTTATCATGGGCTTGGAACAGGCTGATGGCGGTACGTTCGAGGTAGGTGAGACCGTTAAACTTGCTTATGTTGACCAGCAGCACAAGGATATCAACCCTAACAAGACGGTATATGACGTAGTTTCACAAGGCAACGAGACGATTCGTATGGGTGGACGTGACATCAATTCACGTGCTTATCTCTCACGTTTCAACTTCTCAGGAACCGACCAGAGTAAGCTTTGTTCAGTACTCTCAGGTGGTGAGCGCAACCGACTGCAGTTGGCTATGGCATTGAAGCAGGAAGGTAATGTCCTCCTTCTCGATGAGCCTACCAACGATATCGACGTGAATACACTCCGTGCATTGGAGGAAGGTCTTGAGGCATTTGCCGGTTGTGCTGTTGTCATCAGCCACGACCGTTGGTTCCTCGACCGTATCTGTACCCACATCCTTGCCTTTGAGGGTAATGGTGAAGTTGTCTACTTCGAAGGTGGCTTCTCTGATTACGAAATCAATAAGGCACGCCGACTTGGCAATGAGGAGATTAAGAAGGGTAGATATAGAAAGTTGATGGAGGAGTAAAGGACTGGCCCCATCAACCAATCAACTGGCCAACCAACTGGCCCCACCCCCGACCCCTCCCCCAGAGGGAGGGGAGTGATTGGCGATATACCCCTATGGTTGGAAAAGCTGTTTAGTCATTCCTAAGCAAACAGTTCCCAGCACTCCCCCTCTCTGCAGGAGAGGGGGCTGGGGGGTGAGGCTTCCTAAACAAATACTATTATGAAAACATTACTTTGCAAATCCAAGACAAAACCTATCTTGTTCGTACTTTTCTTCTTATGTTTCTCCATTTATGGTAAGGCACAGACCGCACCAAAGAAGTTGACTGCACCCTCTCCAGAGCGTTTCCAAGCTATCAATGACTCTATCCTTGCGGAAGGAATGTGGTTGTATACTTATGAGAAATT contains the following coding sequences:
- a CDS encoding M6 family metalloprotease domain-containing protein, giving the protein MKKIITLLASVLLATSSFAIPAMRMWRSFKQADGTILKVMTVGDEHFNYALTEDNIPVLPYNGSYYYARIEDNQLVPSSVLAHNKALRKGKEELVAAAIQQVRQLQKQHEMHVNSKPFGEGLGMTWEGKKKGLVILVEFEDVAFKDPKNVLTLKPREKDVKTLYENMLNKVGYTNDNGAIGSVHDYFLDQSNGKFDLTFDVVGPVKLKHPHQFYGERTANMNDANAPQMIIDACNAIQGVDFSKYDWDDDGEVEQVYVIYAGEGEATGGEPNTIWPHKYSLTDAGLDALTFNGQTINTYACSNEIIRAKVNEKSRIFYSGIGTICHEFSHCLGLPDFYDTCGGNNIGSGRYDLMCAGSYNGGPESLINVYGGTGIGTVPAGYDAYEKAYMGWLKPITLGDEAVEVKNMKGLAEGGDAYFLYNPDTKNEYYILENRTPYRWDTELPGHGLMVFHVDFDAYSWRMNNLNAASVQRHPRFTIVPADARLDHDTQNSDPFPTGLNNSLTKSTDPRLSFYTNYNVSSQAGIKQVARNADNTISFSYTPLQTSAGINTLSVDREQSANTYTLSGVKVADNQNLHNQIVIVKGKKVRK
- a CDS encoding KilA-N domain-containing protein, which translates into the protein MTKKGEIFVKDVAIKTMTKDGIDYICITDIARQKNAAEPKDVVKNWMRQKNTLEYLGLWEKLNNPNFKGVEFDPLLAEAGSNSFTMSPTRWVELTAAIGVFTKNGAGGGTFAQRDIAFKFANWVSVEFELYLVMEFQRLKAKEQELIGWTAKRELSKINYRIHTDAIKSHLIPEKVTPTQANIIYAEEADVLNVAMFGMTARQWRESNPDLKGNIRDYASVNELICLSNMENINAVLINDDIPQGERLVRLNQIAIHQMQILERNSNRNLLR
- the ettA gene encoding energy-dependent translational throttle protein EttA; the protein is MATVDDKKIIFSMVGVSKIIPQNQKQILKNIYLSFFYGAKIGIIGLNGAGKSTLMKIIAGLVEPTQGEVVWSPGYSVGYLPQDPPLDEAKTVKENVMEGVQHIYDALKEYDDINVKFGLEEYYSDADKMDKLMQRQAELQDIIDATDAWNIDSRLERAMDALRCPKGDLPVTNLSGGERRRVALCRLLLQKPDVLLLDEPTNHLDAESIDWLEQHLQQYEGTVIAVTHDRYFLDDVSEWILELDRGEGIPWKGNYSSWLDQKTKRMEQEEKSASKRRKTLERELEWVRMAPKARQAKGKARLNSYEQMLNEEQKQREEKLEIFIPNGPRLGNKVIEAQHVKKAFGEKVLFNDLNFMLPPNGIVGVIGPNGAGKTTLFRLIMGLEQADGGTFEVGETVKLAYVDQQHKDINPNKTVYDVVSQGNETIRMGGRDINSRAYLSRFNFSGTDQSKLCSVLSGGERNRLQLAMALKQEGNVLLLDEPTNDIDVNTLRALEEGLEAFAGCAVVISHDRWFLDRICTHILAFEGNGEVVYFEGGFSDYEINKARRLGNEEIKKGRYRKLMEE